In Metopolophium dirhodum isolate CAU chromosome 9, ASM1992520v1, whole genome shotgun sequence, the genomic window GTTCGTATAACGTTTGACTCCATAGACTTTGGTACAtaaaatttcacatttttattttctttcctGTATACCAATCCATTGCGTAactcaaataatttactatCTTTCGTTAATAACTCGTcccttattttaataatatcatcgtctGTATTTTGCCTAAGGGCGAGCACCTGTTCAAATGAATTAGACTCTAAAACTAAAATGGCATGGCATCTACTGAATGCGTCTACGTGCTGCATATTTTTGTTCGGGCGGTGAGATATGTTAAAATCgtagttttgtaaaaataacgCCCACCTGGAAATTCGTGGGTTTATTTCTTTCTTACTCAAAGTGAGACGAAAACTATCACAATCAGTCATGACCTTGAACGTTATGCCCGCTAAATAAACATGGAAACGTTTAATAGCATATACTACGGCGAGACACTCTAATTCAAAACTATGAAATCTGGACTCGCTCGGGGACGTGCGTTGACTAAAATAGAATACTGGTTTTAATACGTtatctttttgtttttgtagCAATATTGCACCATACCCTGACGAGCTTGCGTCGCAATGTAACTCCGTATCTGCGTCGGGTGAATAAATAGCCAAAACTGGTGACTCGGTCAGCGttgtacacaaaaatttaaaaacactttgTTCCTTATCTCCGaacataaaatgtgtatttttcttAACGAGGTCGTAAAGTGGTTTAGCAACCGTCGAAAAATTAGGAATAAAACGGCGAAAATAGCTGGCTAATCCTAAAAATTGTCTTACTTGTTTTTGGTTTTTCGGAATCGGATAAGTGAGCATTGCCTCAATGTGTCTTAGACTGGGACGTACACCAtgttcattaattaaatacccGAGGTACTCGATCtctttaaaaccaaaaaaacatttatctaatcGAAATTGTAAGTTGTGTTTTGCCGCTAATCGGAAAACTTCTTTTAATATTACGAAGTGTTCGGTATAATTTTGAGTTGCAATCATCATATCATCTAAGTATACTAATAGATCGCCCCGGCGGATTAACTCATGAAAAACAAACTGAATAAATCGACCGAATACTCTGGGCGAGTTAGTTAACCCAAACGGCATTTTTACGTACTCATATTGTCCTAACGGTGTTACGAATGACGTATACGGGATAGATTTTTCACACATACGGACATGATGAAATCCATTCCTTAAATCTAATAATGTGAATATTCTCTTATCACGTAATCGATCCAACTGATCGTCTATTAGAGGTGTCGGAAAATTATCTCTCACTGTGATTTTATTAAGTTCTCTATAGTCTATGCACAACCTATAGTCTCCGGATTTCTTTTTCACCAATACGATCGGGCTGCTATATGCACTATTACTAGGTCTTATCACTCCTTCAGATAACAGCTCGTCTAAAATAACACGTAATCTATTTTGTTCGCTGTACGACAGGCGTCTAGGACGAAAAGAAATGGGTTGTTCATGCTTaagaataattttcatattaaaatctACATTACTGTCGCGCGATTCTACGTTTCcttttaacatatattcattgttatacacatcaataaatttatttcttatctCCGTGTCCAAATCCGGATTTATATTCAACAAACGATTATTGCGGTCGTTTTCGTCTTGaccataattaatacataatatttcgtcGAAATTATTGTCGACCTTTTTCATAATAGTATCGCtattaagattaataatattaacgttatcgTCCACGAATTCTATTTTAAATCCGGGTTTAGACAGGAGGTCCCTACCTAGAATAGCATCAGACGACATGGTATTATtcggtacaatataaaatttaaaatctatgacattattattgattgttaCATTAGTTTCAAAAATCCCCAATATATTTAACTTAGCCCCATTAATCCCATAGAAATTACTATCACCTGCCGGTTTAATTACAGTATAGTTATTTGGAATAAACTCACATTTTAGAAGGCTGATGGGACTACCTGTGTCGATCACTGCGTTGAACTTGACTTCGCAAACTTCATGTTCGGTAACAGGGACGTCAATATGGCATAGTACCTCGTACGGCTTCGGATAGTCGACGGGTGGTACATCATCGTCTGCCACGTCGATGTTCATTAGCCCTGGCTGCTTCCCTGTCGATGCATTGGAACTCAGCTGTTTCGTACGTCCTGGACAACTTCCTATCTGATGTGACGTCGAACCACATTCATAGCAGGCACCCTTTTCCCTCTTCGGTTTAGGACATTGAGGTGAAATATGTGTTCTCGAGCCACAATTGTAACACGATCTGACTGTCGGTTTTCCTTCGTAATCTGTCGTGGTTTTTGTACTCTCCTTTTTCGTCGGTAAAGACGGTGGTGTATCATTCTGCTGTCGTGGTGTAGGCGTCTGTACCCCGTTGTCTTTCATGTTTACTGCCGGCTGGCGAAAACGTGTCGTACGCGATGTATCTAACCGTTCGTACTCGACCACGTCGCTTAATAAGTCATCTTCGTCTCGATGATCGCGGCCCAATAAATACATACTTAGATCCTTCGAGTATAGACCTTCCAAAACTTGTATCTTTGATTCGTAAAAAGATAGACCAACTCGTTTGCACAGGTAAACTTTCTCATGAAAATATTCGCGTACATTCTCGTTTCGTAATTGAACGCGACGACTCATCTCTTTCCAACAATCACCTGTCAACACTACGCCAACGAACGTTTTGcgaaattgtttttcaaaatcgGCCCAGTCTTCAATATCCCTCGATGTGAACCAATGACGAGCGGCACCGTCTAGATTTGCACGCACAGACTGTAATTTGAAGTTGTCTGGCCAGCGATGTAAGTTAGCGACACCGTTCACTGTTCGCAACCAATCTTGAGCTTGCGCGCCCGTTGTTAGCCCATTAAAAACTGGTATAGACTTGTTCAAATCTGGGGCGATTGTCATGTCGTTCGATGGTTTTCTATCTTGCTGTGACTTCAGCAGCTCCATTAACATGGCGTTTTGTGACAATAAAGTACAAAGTAGTGTATTCGCATTCACATTACTTGTATCAACATTCAGTTCATTCGGTTCGTTCGGTATATTGGCGTGCGCTTCCGGTGTATCATTCGTTTCATTGGACGTGTTACTGCGACTTCCCTGCACATCATTCGGTCCATTCTCCTGTCCTTCGTTGTTAACATTTTCTTCTTCATTCATGTTGCTACGAGATCGTGTAACAACTCCGGTGTTCGCATTCGGTGGTTTTGACATACTGGTTAATATTCACATTCAAATAAGcattcggtaaaaaaaaaaaaattacacaataacAATTACATTCATATTTGATTCAGTTGAATCTGAAAACGATCCCACTTCTGAAACTGATGGGCAAGAGTGGttaattaaggaaaaataaattagaacagAATGATTTAAggtgaaaacatatttatttattgacacGCGCCGTAACTTGGCGAGCGGTGTCGAACAACTACTCAAAGTATATcagtacaaaataaaactggTCTACGTTGTCGCAGCGGTCGGCCCGAATCGTCGGGTCGATACCTGCCGACAACGtagacaaaaatataacaatcgGCTTAtcgatataatagtaataaatcaccacaatattaatatttatgcgtCTATCGTCGATTGCACTTTTGCGGTTTCGGGTTTCTGTCACAGAACACGGCACCGGTAATTCACCAGTCCGTCACAGAACACGAGACCGGCTGAAAAAATCACCGATAGACCGCATATAAAAGGCCGCACGACCGACGATCAAGCACCAGTCTTTTACCTGATCTGTAGCAAGACCCACCCGGGCAGACTTGCGCATTTCAGGTAGAAACTTCCACACCCGAACCCCTATCGGACGGTATTTATATCGGTCAATAATGTAATAGTCAGAGTATTCCGGCATTGCACCGACTGTCATACCGTTCGGTAGATTCCTCTCCCCGTCGTGCGTCACTTTACTATCGCGTCTCTCTCGTAGTAAactcaaatgtatatttattctaatgtaaaaattaaaaactaattcgtTATTATAACAACATCTAGTGTTTCTCTTTTATAAATCTCAAattgttaatacaataattcCAATCCACTACACTGATCAAGAATACAaaactaaaagtttttttattgttatataaaatctatGATTTGTAAATTCGggaaataatactaaatacgtATGACCAAAGGAAATTAGAAtatacaaatctaaatattttactgttttaaagGGTTATGCGGAGTTGCGGTGCATAGTgggatattttcataaaaactcgggcaaagtattaaaatataaagattaaccaaaattggaatttttcttttttctctgTGAAATAGAAacgataaaattaaaacacacacacatgggCTACGCATATGTAGgaatacttattataaactgtacaatatttataatggtGCCATCACGCGGTCGTACACCATTCGCTGTTCGGCGTTTAACGCGTCCACTTGTGCACAAAATGAGATTATGTTCGTTTGCTTCGATTTGCGTTGCAATGAATACACCTGTAATGATAAATATAGTGGAAAAGTCTTTGAAGAAAGTAGTGAGTTTCATTTTTTCCTCCACGGATTCACTATTTACGGTTCAAATTTCTACCACAACAGCGCCaccgtattatatttatttatatttatattttatttacgttgTCTCTTTGTCTCCTATGACGCTTCgccacttatattttataaaacaaaataattatttatcagtcTCGTGTTCTAATTTCTAAGTGGGGAGACGTTGTCTCTTTGTCTCCTATGACGCTTCGCCACTGTCTCTTTGTAAATCTAAGattggaaaatgtaatacaatatttcgcAAAAGTTTGTCCACCTATATCTAaagaaaaatgtctacaagcaaatcaaattaaatttttatgagcgtctgaagttcaTATTAGTTCAACATTGggtattcacttgatttctcatgtagcaattttcttattttattgtatttcaaaaatgaataactgcaGTAGAATGtaaatacatgaacattttactgaatgtttatattttcattttctatagaccacaacattttgaaaatattttgactatttttgagttgtttatggacatttttcagttattaatttaatagataggtacatatttgtaTTGCTGCACatgaataaatacttttaaaattttggaaattaaaaaataaataaatatttttttatctgggatgtaaattatataacatttgtttgaactatttgtaatttgtttaccTCATTGCCCAAATActcaattcattattttatagttcaaaacTGTTACGATATCTCTTTATAAGTAGAGTGAATATAGGCATggaataaatatgtttaaatatttatccgTTGTTTCTtcgttattgatatttgtagaatcCGAAAATAGATGGCATACATCACAAATAATGTTAACGAAATTATATGATCTGCAAAACGATCATTTTAATGTCTTGGATAATTACATGGATTTAGAAACAAAACGTTTGGAagaattaaaaaagtaattattaatatattataatattgagattCTCCAATATTCTTGCACAGCTAggtaaatattaagtttataatgtAGTAAAGAAAAACTGTATtagaaataaattgtatttaagtacatttattaggtatagtttcaaaaatttaagttacttacctaaatacctaatgatgtaggtattattatttttttttttagttatgttaggtaaaaaataaataacctactgatttttattatgaaataaaaaatactgtgttctataatattaatactacacacattatacctatatttatataataatatataatttatgtttctaattaatacttttgttcaacatctaatatctataacatattatatgctattatgtatgtgcattttaatattaattttaattccatTACCAAGTTATGTAGCTGCAGTATATGAATGGCGTGATCACATAAAAAGAAACAAACACTTCTTACACGATCACTtggatgtttttaaaataatgacacAAATGcaccaacattttttgaaaattgatgatttaataaaaaataaacaatctatAGAAGGTAAACAAATGTGCATGTTTGAATTTATTGGCCCTACCTATATCataaaacagttataataattaatacgtatatcatatcaaatttcacGATTGAACTAATAAATATAGCGTTAAAAGATATCGATGAGCACAAAGATCTTAGTGGTGATCATATATTGTGGGCACACCGAGCATTGAGGAgactacaaatattttatgcaatttttGCATCAGACATGTCGGCAGGTAGAAGTAATGAGAAATTGATAGGCGATCGAATGGATGGTAATAGTTATATTTCCCTTTTCGACTGATCATGTTCAATATTTTCACTAATTAgtcaacttatattatattttagcatgTGAATGTTACGTCATGGCGAAGTACTGTTTAGAGGGAAACGATCCGTACGGCGTCCTAGATTGGGCTGTTGAAGCGTATGAAAAATGGGAGAGTGACGGTCGACCAGAATGTGTAGATCCcgacattttaaattactacaTAGTATCATCATCAGTATATACAGGTGAAAACTGtacgaataaaaatgtaatatgaaaattctattatttaaaaattaaaaacaaattcacaAATGAATCAAGtaacatttgcaaattttcatACACTTTTATGACAATTTCGGAAAATTTATAAGACAGCGTATCGACGCCCCTAACGAAGAGTGTCGCAATcattttacactttttttttatacattctaCGAttcttacttataaattataaccatttttataaatcataaatgtttttAGGATTTGACTTAATGATTTTGATAAACCTAAGTGGATCAAATTACCAAGACTATACTGGTAAATTTGTGTCTTATTATCACCTTataaaaaacgtattatttaacCTGGAAGACGAAAGTGCAATGGATATaatgaatgtatataatgtgagaataataattattatgaaaattacaattaaagtataaaatatacaaataaaaaacttatattaaatgtattgatttaaagaATTTGAATGgagatgaaaatataaatgtatttaggcATTTATGTAAACATGGTGCGTCAcgaaaattaactaaatactcTAAATGTAGATACCAAacgaacaatttattttaccgaATATTGATGCCCTTTAAAGAAGAAGACATTAATAGTGAGCCactcattaaaatatatcatgatgTATTATATGATGACGaaatcttgaaaattaaaatgatgaGTTTACCAAACGTACGTATTTTAATTGACTTGAATAAATCatcgatattattttctaatttctaaTTTAGTTGAGATACGAATTGGTATAAACATGTGGCGTTTaagtaatgcatttttttaaactttgtaattcatataattttatttatactaaaattattaaaaatataaatagtttaaggTCATAAAAGCATTTTTTGGGGCATTGAAATCCCAGCCCTATAGTTATGAACATATTCAATTTACGCTATGTTATATACGCAAcacttgctaaaaaattgaactatcgtaaaaaaccccACAAAcaaacatagataatgttcttatacCATCTAGTTTCATAATAAGCCGATtccctataatttttaaattaacgaatctaaacgtgatctgttgagcgtaaatttggtttGTCAGGTACGTACCTACTTGTAagagtaagacggagacaacaaatgcaagTGTTACGGCCTCTTAAAGAGTGTGTcctaattactatttttttattaacatcatAGTTTTGACTTAGGAATGTTTGGTTCGAAAACCCTAACCGTTCGTAACATCTCTCATATTatagagatattattatttaatataatatacctatatcactgtatgtattaaaaaagtCTAACCTAtaatcatattacctatatactagATGAATGATGCACAATTCAAAACATCTGCAGACGACGGTCCCGTAGTACGAGAACGAAGTCGTTCTGGTCAAGTCTACTGGATGAATAAAGTCGATGCTATTGAAAATTTTGGTGCACTAAATACTCGTATTGAATCTTTTACCGGATTTTCTATAAAGACAGCTGAGGAATATCAAATAGTTAACTATGGTTTAGGTGGTCATTATTTTCCGCATCATGATACGTATAAAAAAGGAACTGTACGTAACgcaattatttacctatatagattTACCTATCGGTTACATCTAatgctattttttaaatatcgattAAAAGTTATGGAATAGGTGtgaattatatcatttataatctataaaacattgaacaattaaaatcgttatctattatgaattgatttttaaatcaaaattttttttcaggaaGATTTGGAGTTTGGTAACAGATTAgtaactgtattattttatgttagcttattttgttttttggtcaAGTATACTCTATTCACAATAAGAAACGCAAACGGCAGCGACTAGTCTTCGTCGGTGGCAGTCTGGTAACATCCGTTTATCATCCCCACTGAGTCATCAATCTATATACCTGCCATGTAGTATCGACACAAatgataagaaaataaaataaaataattttcatatattgaTCGGTGGTATAATTGCCACGCCCCTGTGCCTAAGTCGCCTGCTGTTTGCGTTTCTTATTGTGAATAGAGTATAGGtagctatataaaatataataattctttttattttattagttgacTGATGTTCAAAACGATGGTTATACGTCATTTCCTATGCTAAATATTATTGCTCCGGCTGAAAAAGGAGCTGCGTTGGTTTGGAATAATTTACATATGTCTGATGGAGAATTGTGCTATGAAACTCTTCATGGAGCATGTCCTTTATTGAAAGGAAATAAATGGAGTTAGTATACTGcactacataatttatacaggcaTGAGGTATTGatagaacaaaaattaattctaaaatctGCATTACAGCTGTATGTGATATAAGTGTATATGCTTTGTATAATCTTCAAGACTACTAAATTATAAGGTTTTCTAAGTTTccataaaaattagtttaaaatacaaTGATCATCAATGAATAAAGATGCCTACTTGGAGAAttcgtatattaaatttattacagttgTTATACCAATgtcattatacatttaacatttaatttaatgtataatagtatctaCACATTGGCGTAACCAATGGGTTTTggtgtttaaaaattgtacagtTTAAAAATTACCATATGCATAACttaattcttaataaaaatatcattaaaagacCGAGACAACACATGTCACACGCATTTGTATAT contains:
- the LOC132952402 gene encoding uncharacterized protein LOC132952402 translates to MSKPPNANTGVVTRSRSNMNEEENVNNEGQENGPNDVQGSRSNTSNETNDTPEAHANIPNEPNELNVDTSNVNANTLLCTLLSQNAMLMELLKSQQDRKPSNDMTIAPDLNKSIPVFNGLTTGAQAQDWLRTVNGVANLHRWPDNFKLQSVRANLDGAARHWFTSRDIEDWADFEKQFRKTFVGVVLTGDCWKEMSRRVQLRNENVREYFHEKVYLCKRVGLSFYESKIQVLEGLYSKDLSMYLLGRDHRDEDDLLSDVVEYERLDTSRTTRFRQPAVNMKDNGVQTPTPRQQNDTPPSLPTKKESTKTTTDYEGKPTVRSCYNCGSRTHISPQCPKPKREKGACYECGSTSHQIGSCPGRTKQLSSNASTGKQPGLMNIDVADDDVPPVDYPKPYEVLCHIDVPVTEHEVCEVKFNAVIDTGSPISLLKCEFIPNNYTVIKPAGDSNFYGINGAKLNILGIFETNVTINNNVIDFKFYIVPNNTMSSDAILGRDLLSKPGFKIEFVDDNVNIINLNSDTIMKKVDNNFDEILCINYGQDENDRNNRNVESRDSNVDFNMKIILKHEQPISFRPRRLSYSEQNRLRVILDELLSEGVIRPSNSAYSSPIVLVKKKSGDYRLCIDYRELNKITVRDNFPTPLIDDQLDRLRDKRIFTLLDLRNGFHHVRMCEKSIPYTSFVTPLGQYEYVKMPFGLTNSPRVFGRFIQFVFHELIRRGDLLVYLDDMMIATQNYTEHFVILKEVFRLAAKHNLQFRLDKCFFGFKEIEYLGYLINEHGVRPSLRHIEAMLTYPIPKNQKQVRQFLGLASYFRRFIPNFSTVAKPLYDLVKKNTHFMFGDKEQSVFKFLCTTLTESPVLAIYSPDADTELHCDASSSGYGAILLQKQKDNVLKPVFYFSQRTSPSESRFHSFELECLAVVYAIKRFHVYLAGITFKVMTDCDSFRLTLSKKEINPRISRWALFLQNYDFNISHRPNKNMQHVDAFSRCHAILVLESNSFEQVLALRQNTDDDIIKIRDELLTKDSKLFELRNGLVYRKENKNVKFYVPKSMESNVIRTCHDDMAHIGLLKVIENIARVYWFPDMKTKPRRVISDRGTSFTSTAFKQFLEDESVNLVLVAAGTPRANGQVEIVNKSVVPMLAKLSESTNKWDRVLNVVEFAINNTIHRSTGQSPSVLLFGVNQVGIVNDEIRLILDNEINTSCVDLDEVRTIAAECIEKAQEGSAAQYNAKRKTPTVYRENDYVMITNVDVTVGHNKKLIPKFRGPYVVRKVLNHDRYVIGDIEGFQITQRPFETIVGPDRMKMWVKS
- the LOC132952091 gene encoding prolyl 4-hydroxylase subunit alpha-2-like — protein: MFKYLSVVSSLLIFVESENRWHTSQIMLTKLYDLQNDHFNVLDNYMDLETKRLEELKNYVAAVYEWRDHIKRNKHFLHDHLDVFKIMTQMHQHFLKIDDLIKNKQSIEALKDIDEHKDLSGDHILWAHRALRRLQIFYAIFASDMSAGRSNEKLIGDRMDACECYVMAKYCLEGNDPYGVLDWAVEAYEKWESDGRPECVDPDILNYYIVSSSVYTGFDLMILINLSGSNYQDYTGKFVSYYHLIKNVLFNLEDESAMDIMNVYNNLNGDENINVFRHLCKHGASRKLTKYSKCRYQTNNLFYRILMPFKEEDINSEPLIKIYHDVLYDDEILKIKMMSLPNMNDAQFKTSADDGPVVRERSRSGQVYWMNKVDAIENFGALNTRIESFTGFSIKTAEEYQIVNYGLGGHYFPHHDTYKKGTEDLEFGNRLVTVLFYLTDVQNDGYTSFPMLNIIAPAEKGAALVWNNLHMSDGELCYETLHGACPLLKGNKWIMTVWLNEEGQHLPYNWKNK